The Cucumis melo cultivar AY chromosome 5, USDA_Cmelo_AY_1.0, whole genome shotgun sequence genome has a segment encoding these proteins:
- the LOC127143770 gene encoding small polypeptide DEVIL 6-like codes for MKIMMMSSSGSSKRRLSSSPSRGFGGVLREQRAKLYIIRRCVVMLLCWHD; via the coding sequence ATGAAGATCATGATGATGTCGAGTAGTGGAAGCTccaagagaaggctttcatCATCTCCAAGTAGAGGATTTGGAGGAGTTCTTAGAGAGCAAAGGGCTAAGCTTTACATTATTAGAAGATGTGTTGTTATGCTTCTTTGTTGGCATGATTAA